A single window of Nocardioides kongjuensis DNA harbors:
- the pepN gene encoding aminopeptidase N, producing the protein MSLTRAEAEHRASVLTVTSYDVELDLSSSEETFHSVTTIRFRSERADTFVDVKPRALHAARLDGHPLDVEQLADGRIALDLAAGEHELVVDATMAFRNDGEGLHRSVDPVDGKAYVYGMSFMDAAPSVFACFDQPDLKAPYSVRVTAPSDWLVVGNAPAAETGGDGTTKRWELGPTQPLATYFVTVVAGPYHLIRDEHDGIPLGLSSRQSLAATLDREADELLTLTRQSFDELHRLFGIRYPFGDYHQAFVPEFNAGAMENPGCITLRDPLLFEGASTRADRSFRANIIAHEMAHQWFGNIVTPKWWDDLWLNESFAEYMGLRVITDATEYADGPLHDSYARRTWGITADQRPTTHPVAGNAAPDALSALQNFDGISYARGSNVLRQLARRLGDDAFLGGVRDHFELHRFGNATMHDLFASWERAAGGASLDGFIKDWLLTPGADRLDLDRGAGVVRRTSPAAHPADRRHDLVVATHGADGWTQRPLVVDGPATPLEAGDAPVLLDATESTWAVSPPDALTMAALPTLAPAMTDPQLRATMWNSVRLGLFEGALTPAQVADLLATAPPVEDTSDGARNLLPWVLETVLPLAPAGTTERFHAAVRRAAEAADVGSELQLSAFRATVLSAADADELERWAAGEDLPEGIVADNDLRWKARRRLAELGATDRAALDAALEAERSGTTTVHHARAVSSLPTLEAKQFAWARAIGEVSVPNYEVKAAGNGLWQAGQREITAPFATAYFEQLDTIMGAHQGWVQGEVVEAYFPITHLDDATEAAAVAALERDLPGAVRRRLTDRLDELRRRRAVL; encoded by the coding sequence ATGAGCCTCACCCGCGCCGAAGCCGAGCACCGCGCGAGCGTGCTCACCGTGACGTCGTACGACGTCGAGCTGGACCTGTCGTCGAGCGAGGAGACCTTCCACTCGGTCACCACGATCCGGTTCCGCAGCGAGCGGGCCGACACGTTCGTCGACGTGAAGCCACGGGCGCTGCACGCCGCGCGGCTCGACGGTCACCCGCTCGACGTCGAGCAGCTGGCGGACGGCAGGATCGCGCTGGACCTGGCCGCCGGCGAGCACGAGCTGGTCGTCGACGCGACGATGGCCTTCCGCAACGACGGCGAGGGCCTGCACCGCTCGGTCGACCCGGTCGACGGCAAGGCCTACGTCTACGGGATGTCCTTCATGGACGCGGCCCCGTCGGTGTTCGCGTGCTTCGACCAGCCCGACCTCAAGGCGCCCTACTCCGTGCGGGTGACCGCGCCGTCCGACTGGCTGGTGGTCGGCAACGCGCCGGCCGCCGAGACCGGTGGTGACGGCACGACGAAGCGGTGGGAGCTCGGGCCGACGCAGCCGCTGGCGACGTACTTCGTCACCGTCGTGGCCGGGCCCTACCACCTGATCCGCGACGAGCACGACGGCATCCCGCTCGGCCTGAGCTCGCGGCAGAGCCTCGCCGCGACGCTCGACCGCGAGGCCGACGAGCTGCTGACCCTGACCCGGCAGTCGTTCGACGAGCTGCACCGGCTCTTCGGCATCCGGTACCCCTTCGGCGACTACCACCAGGCGTTCGTGCCCGAGTTCAACGCCGGTGCGATGGAGAACCCGGGCTGCATCACGCTGCGTGACCCGCTCCTCTTCGAAGGTGCCAGCACCCGCGCCGACCGCAGCTTCCGGGCCAACATCATCGCCCACGAGATGGCGCACCAGTGGTTCGGCAACATCGTCACGCCGAAGTGGTGGGACGACCTGTGGCTCAACGAGTCGTTCGCCGAGTACATGGGACTGCGCGTGATCACCGACGCCACGGAGTACGCCGACGGCCCCCTGCACGACTCCTACGCCCGCCGCACGTGGGGCATCACCGCCGACCAGCGTCCGACGACGCACCCCGTCGCCGGCAATGCCGCGCCCGACGCCCTCTCGGCGCTGCAGAACTTCGACGGCATCTCCTACGCGCGTGGCTCGAACGTGCTGCGCCAGCTCGCCCGCCGCCTCGGCGACGACGCCTTCCTCGGTGGCGTGCGCGATCACTTCGAGCTGCACCGGTTCGGCAACGCGACGATGCACGACCTGTTCGCGAGCTGGGAGCGGGCTGCCGGCGGCGCCAGCCTCGACGGCTTCATCAAGGACTGGCTGCTCACGCCGGGCGCTGACCGGCTCGACCTCGACCGCGGGGCCGGGGTGGTCCGTCGTACCTCCCCCGCGGCCCACCCCGCCGACCGCCGCCACGACCTCGTCGTCGCCACCCACGGTGCGGACGGCTGGACCCAGCGGCCGCTCGTGGTCGACGGCCCGGCCACGCCGCTCGAGGCCGGCGACGCGCCCGTGCTCCTCGACGCCACCGAGTCGACCTGGGCGGTCAGCCCGCCCGACGCGCTGACCATGGCGGCGCTGCCGACACTGGCGCCGGCGATGACCGACCCGCAGCTGCGCGCGACCATGTGGAACAGCGTCCGGTTGGGCCTGTTCGAAGGTGCGCTCACCCCCGCCCAGGTCGCCGACCTGCTCGCGACCGCACCTCCCGTCGAGGACACCTCCGACGGCGCCCGGAACCTGCTGCCGTGGGTGCTGGAGACCGTGCTGCCGCTCGCACCGGCCGGGACCACGGAGCGGTTCCACGCCGCCGTCCGACGGGCGGCCGAGGCCGCGGACGTGGGCTCCGAGCTGCAGCTGTCGGCCTTCCGGGCGACGGTGCTCTCGGCGGCGGACGCCGACGAGCTGGAGCGCTGGGCGGCGGGCGAGGACCTGCCCGAGGGGATCGTCGCCGACAACGACCTGCGCTGGAAGGCCCGCCGCCGGCTCGCCGAGCTCGGGGCCACCGACCGGGCGGCGCTGGACGCGGCGCTCGAGGCGGAGCGCAGCGGCACGACCACCGTGCACCACGCTCGGGCCGTGTCCTCGCTGCCGACCCTCGAGGCCAAGCAGTTCGCCTGGGCGCGGGCGATCGGTGAGGTGTCGGTCCCCAACTACGAGGTCAAGGCGGCCGGAAACGGGCTGTGGCAGGCCGGCCAGCGCGAGATCACCGCGCCCTTCGCCACCGCCTACTTCGAGCAGCTCGACACGATCATGGGTGCCCACCAGGGCTGGGTGCAGGGCGAGGTCGTCGAGGCCTACTTCCCCATCACCCACCTCGACGACGCCACCGAGGCCGCCGCCGTCGCCGCGCTCGAGCGCGACCTGCCGGGCGCCGTACGACGCCGGCTGACCGACCGGCTCGACGAGCTGCGCCGACGGCGGGCCGTGCTGTGA